A stretch of DNA from Oryza brachyantha chromosome 9, ObraRS2, whole genome shotgun sequence:
GAACAAAACACTGGAACTGGTGAGCCTGATAAATCAAACCTCGGCAAAAACATGAATGAGAAGAATAACGGAATATCTCAAGATCAAGCTTTAAGCCAATCAGGAAAACCAGCTTCAGGGGTTGAGCTACTGGGCAACGCTGTTCCCAAATCAACAAAGGACACATCAAGTGGCATCCAAACATACGATAAATCTGAGAATAGCTTGATGTCATCTGAAGAGCACACACTGGATCTACAAGCCAAAGGCAATAATACTCAAGGTGGAGAAATGGAGACACAGACCTTGGAAACGGAGCAGCCTAAAGAAAGTGATCCCCAAACTAATAGTAATGGAATTATCAATAACCAGTCTCAGGCACAGGCTTCAGATATACCCGAAGGACAAGCTTCAAGTACGGAAGATCTGAAAGGGAATTCTAGAGAAACAGATAGCTCAACCAACGACACCAAACCTGGAGGCACTGAAGATAATACATCTTGATGAACTGCAACCCGTCAGCCTATCCGTGTTGCTGGAGTGCACTACTGAATAAACATCAAGTAAGAAGAAGCCATTGCACATTTACCTTGTTTATTTCTAttgtttctatatattttttatcatataataaggTCATCCCCTTGTCATACTTGGATGATGCCACTACCATTCTGGACTATGGTTCTTTGTTTAACCAAGTGATTTGCTTTCTTGTAAAAGCATTTAcgttttatcatatttttgttaatgATGAAACTGCAACGACGTTCACTTTATTTGATATCCTCCGTTGTGGCAACCCATATTGTGTATTTGTGCATTCGATTTGATTATCTGCGGGTGCTAGTATTAAGTAGATGCTGAGTGAAATTTTGATTCTCATTTCTATCATAGCAtccattgcattttttttagataatggattaacCGGCCTCTACACCAACAAAGGGTGTACTCGCCAAAAACATCCAGTGCACTATGTTGTCTATTCTagggtggtgtttgggacaaggggctaaactttagccccttgtcccatcgaatatttgaacacttattatgttataaatagtaaacgttgaatattaataaaacctattcataatcttgaactaatttacgagacaaatctaatgagcttaattaattcatgattagcctatgtgatgctacagtaaacatactctaattatggattaattaggcttaaaaaattcgtctcacggattaccactcatttatgaaattggttttttattagtctatgtttaatactttaaattagtgtccaaacatccgatgtgacatgggagCCTCATCTAAACAATCCCTAAGTTTGTAATGCTTAGATGTTTATGCACATACCAAGTGATTTTGTATTATCACTATTGTAGCATGTAGGCCTTCAACAGTTATCTCATGTCCAAACTAAGTTTTTCCATTTGAACCAAAAGATTGGGAGAAGCTCCATTGAGAATCAAGCAAGCAGAGGCCTGTTGTGCATAGATTTCATGCTGCTCCATTTGAGCAGGTCCATAGACAAAAACAAGACAGCCATGTCTTAACAAAGTTCAGTAGCCAACATTGTATGCATATATCACTGCAACTAGCTAATCTTAGTCACATACCATTTGTTTCCCTTCAATTGAAACCAAAAACGGGAGAAGCTTCATTGGAACAGATCAGACTGCAACAGTAGTTCAGTCTACTTGGTCATCCAACTATTGTTACCAGCTACATCTAATTGGCATGATATGCAGATTTATAAGTAGGTAAATCAGGGGTGTTTTTCTTCTGGCCATCATGGCTAAACTAATTAGCTGCTCTAACTGTTGTTGCTGTCAACTGTCAACTGCTCCAGTAAGTACTCTGCTTGTGCCCTTATCATTCAGCTGATCCAGCCATTGTTGACGGCGCAAGCTTGAGCCTGTCGTTGTACTCCTGCATCTCCATCTTGTACCTCTCCTTGTCCTTTGCACTGCACCTGTAGTAAACCTGGCAATGGCGACGCATCAAGATTCAGGAGGTGGCTGATTGATCATCGTCAAGAACTCAAGCATCAGCAGTAtatggcaatggcaatggtGATGCACCGATCATCGTCAAGATCAAGAACTCCAAAAGATCAGCAATGGCGGTGCAGGAGACGAACCATCttgtcgtcggcggcgaggtggttcCAGGCGTCGCCGATCATCTTGCTATAGTCTCTCTCCCTGTGCGGGTGGATCGCCTTCAGCTCCGGGTGCTTCTCCTTGAAGAAGAGGTTGTAGCCGCTCCTGCTCGGCTTCGGCTGCGCCGGgtcgcgctgccgccgccctcgccgccggcggctccTCGAGGGCGCGCCGCCGTTgctgggtggcggcggaggtagTGCTGAGAAgagcggcgcggtggcgggtgGCGCTGACgccggaggaggtggtggaggtggcggtggctccACCACGCGGTAGAGCACCCCTCGCAGCGTCTCGCCGGCGATCTTGACGGTGACGAAGTAGCCGTGCTCGAACTTGCCGTCGATCGATCCGGTCACGCTGAAGCTGCAGGGCTCTGCATGCCGCACCACCACAGATCATCATCGGCGAAGCaagcaatgcaatgcaacgcAACGCAATCCATGGCGGAAACACCGAGGCGTACTCGTCGCCTACTACCTCCGCCAAGCCGCTCCGGGAGCGCCGCTCTCTTCCCGGtctccggcgccaccgccgccgccgccggctgatCGGAGCTTCTTCCTCTCACCATCCTCCTCGGCGTCTTCGTCAGCGCCGACGCTACACAAGATCGATCGAGAAAAGAAAACCGCTCgatccccaaaaaaaaaaacccaaaatcttGCAAAGATCAATTCTTGGATGGACATGAGCGAACCTGCAGGGGGGAGGAGCGCGCCATGGGCTCTGAAGAAGTAGACCTGCTCGTAGTGGTGGAGCAGGCTGAGGTAGTACCTCCTCAGCACGTAGGaggcgctcgtcgtcgtcggcgagaaCCTGAACCGCGCCATCACCTCCCGCCatttcctctcctccatcaCCTGCAATGCAAGCATCCATCATCCACACAGAGAGAGCCCCAAAAATTCACCATTTGCAAATCCAATGCaaaagaaggggaaaaaaaagctgACCTTTGCGAGGCCACCTCTGCTGGTGACCTCCACATAGAGAGCATGCAGGTCCAGCTCCTTGCCTCCAATCACTGGGATCCTGCAAGAACATgcatgattgattgattgatcgatcgatcgattgatatGGATTAGTAGCAAGAATGAGAATGAGAATGAGAAGTGATGAGagaaatggatggatggatggatggagtacatGAACTTGGTGCCCATGAAGGAGTGGAAGCGCCTGAGAGTGTCCATGAAGGCTGCTCTGTCCATGGCGACCTCCTCGTGGGAGAGAAGAGCCGGTGGGTACACCAGCTTCTCAGCCatggcggctgctgctgctgcattgcCTGCTCCATCCTCCATCACCTCCTCCATTTCTTGTGATGAAGTAGTACTAACTATTTGTAGTGTAGTACAACTGCTACTACACTCCTCCACTGTCGATTTAATGAGTTTACGATATTGGGGGGCTACCAACAAATTTTAAAGAGTCAAAAGGGGACAGAAGACCAGGGAGTTACTCCTTTCGTTCCGTATTATATGATTCGTTCCGTATTATAtgagattttgatttttatgtatgtatgtatgtttgatcttttatcttattcaaaaaattgaaaatattatttattttatttattattaaaagtagtttaagtattacttataaatttttatatttgcattaaatttttgaataagacgaatggttaaaaattataactgaATAGTTAGAATCtaatataatgtaagattgaggaagtactaatttgtagtcagtTTTAACATGGATTCCAAGACACCGTATGTATAACATATGGGACATGTAGAATAGAAACCTTTAATTGCACCGTCGGAAAAATTAAGCCAAAGAGAAGTTTTCGTGGGAAAATGAACATTTTTACTTTATTGATTACATAACTTATTTTAAGCTATTAATACTTTCGTTTTATAATGTGAGATTTTCGAgacttatctaaattcatacgAATGGTAATCAATCTACACTAcacattttatatacatttataattgataaatttagacaaaactaaaaagtcttatcaTATAAAATGAAGGTAATAAATATACTTACACCATTGAATTTATCCTTATAACTAATGTAATAAGTATATAGTAAGGTACAGTAATAATTTGTTGAATAATCAGTTAGATCAAATAAAGAGTGTTGTGGATGCTTGGTTGATTTCAATGCGGGTTCCAAAGGGGGCCTTGCCCTTTGCAGCTCTCGCACTGTTCCCAACGCTGTGGAAAGGTCGAAAGGTGGCCGCCGCATGGCCATGAATGTCATGGTAATCTTATAATTCAGCTATaaccatattttaagaagataaaaagagagaaaaggaaaatatgaTACTAGTTTGTAGCCAGCTATAACACGAACTcaaatacacaatgtgtgtatgacatgtgggacagGTAGGGTTTGCATTACCGCGGTAACCACCCCCTCCACGGAGGCACGGCTTTGATAAGccggtaaccgagtttaaatttgaggagaatttaaaaaatttaagaaaatttaatgaaaaaatatatgttgtatatattgatatatagtgtacttttataaaaaaagttaataaaaatgtatttatgacgtaattaaaaatcataaacgagaattttaggaaacaaaattaaaaaaatagcctattgcaagtaatatttcatagaaagatgatcaagaatattttgtgtaaagtcattattaatttacgcTATACATaatgttaaaatacaaatatacaacgatggatatatgaaaaatatatatagaaaaaaattatatatgcatcatagtacatacataatcgttttattcgtaatgggtaataggtatagttgtgacacagcaatcaaaatgaagttgttgttacttgttattggtgtgaattatttcgTGAAGAGTGATACGACGgtgtatgtttatatgttatCAACCATTTAGAAAAAGGTCATGTGAaagtttcttgttttccctataacatgtcctatttttttctatgtcataaatataatcacaaaatattttcctatttttcatatatttttttagtttttttaaagttttttgcATTTAACATCACACCCGCGGTcttctcgcggtaaccgcggtttcggcTAAAAAACCACGCGGGAAACCACGGTAACCGTCGTTCTCATGTGTTGTTTCAGCAACTAGTTACCGCGCAGTAAGCCGCAAAAACCGTATaggtttaaattcaattttttggattcaaattcatcctAGTTTTTGTGGATTTTGCTGTTACCGTGCGGGATCTACGGAAGCGTGGTACCACGGTTTTGGCGGTTTGCGCGGTAAGTCGAACCCTGGAGACaatgtagtatatgttttgtagataactagctattaaattagctataaataaattagagctagtagttagctatactattaaacttgctctaaatcCATCGGCTCCGCGATCCATAGCCAGTTAAACAGAGCCATTCATTCGCGCACGGATGTAgctcttgtttgttttttatgaaaaaaaatcaaccatcatatttataaataaaaaataacttatagataaaagtttaatatatatatatatatatataacgatCTAAAGTCaagcctgaaaaataaactttggttaaaaaacattaaaagtAACTTTAGTTTAgtgttaaaattcaaattttaacatgTATAGGTACAATCGAAAAGACGATGATAAAAGCTACAAAATCTGTGGTTCGTTTTTCTACCCTCTCGTGTATCTTAGTAAGTACAAATATGATGTATAACCTAATAACCCCTAAACCTTATACACCCTCATGTTACAGTCACTCTTTACATATCCACATACACAAACGATGAATCCAGGTCGCTGAGCAATCAAAGTCTCTCCCGTTGGCATCAATGTGATACTCTACTGCGATGAAACGCCATTGATCAGCTAGCTAGGCTGCTGCACTATACTAGGCTTTCCCGTTGATTTCATCAAAACCACTAGCACTCGCAGCTTTCCAAGGCGCGAGAGTAGTGGTACTGCTGCTACTCCAGTCGTACACTGGAGTAGTAGCAGATCGATGGAtgcatccatcgatcgatcgtcgcCGTACTGTTTTCTTTGAGTGGATGATGGCCCGTGATGATAGCAAATCGCTGCCCATATCTTTTGCCTCTAAACAGCCACTGCCACTGCCCTATATACACATCTGACCATCTCTCTCCATTCTCATCAatccttagagcaagttcaatagtatagccaactactagctccaatttatctatagtcaatctaatagtcaatttatacaatagttagctacaaaacatcaatacatggtgtcacttgtcatacacacattttgtcttaaagtccatgtgcagctggctacaaattaatagctaacctctcttctctctcccctcttatctctttaaaatatgcttatagttggcttataccAGCTCTTATGCTTGCATCAGGATGATGTCTCAGGTTCTCGACCCctcttattttcttctttattttttcaaggGTAAACAACAAGGCTGCACAAGGGGACAAATAGTGTAGTATTGTGGAAAAAAActgcaaaaaagaaacactCAAATGTGGAGATtcctttgtataaattgatcTATTGTAAATATATGCTCTAAATTCACTTtggcttaaaaaaaattaagccaAAGTATATGCTTTTAATTTACTTTGTATAACTTTGATGGTATAAtttttacatgtatttttttttaaaaaaagaaacacaacatatattaaaagGTGAAATAAACAAACTCTTATGTGAAACTGAGGCGCACGAATGTTCACTGGATAGCTATTTTGTGTCATGCACTATAGATGGTCATATGGGCTGCCGGCCTGCCATGGTGGGCTTGTGCTGAATTCCGTTAGGCAACATGGCTCAATCACACATCGGGTCGTGTCATATCGGTCCACAAGCTGCACCTAACGTCCAGGCACAACCCAAAATACTTGGGTCATGTCGGGTCAGCCCGAAGGCACGATGGTCTATTGTGTTTATTAAGTAAATAAGTCTATATTTTCTTCCTCACCTCTTTGGGTTGCGtgtataagtttattttctctttagGATGTGTATTGTTATGTCTagaataaatcattttttatacctATCCTTTTAGCTAAGCCTTATACGCCTAATTAAGTTTGTTTTTATCctatattaatttttcatccCTACTAATTGAGCCGAGTCATACCATGCCAAGTCATCGGCCCAGGCACGACCCAACTATTGGGTCGGACCAGCATGGGCCTGATCCTCATCGTGTCGTGCTATGGGTCAGCCCGTTAGGCCTCGAGCCTTATGACCATCTATATCATGCACCGATTAAAATTCCTGTTTGAGTTTGCACGGTATATATGTTTCTGAAAGCTTTGTTTGAGTACGAATTTATTCgtttttattttgtcaaatttgATGCAAACACTAAACATCCCATAGGCGTTTTCATGGTGCAAACgtgatttgatattttcaatTGCAC
This window harbors:
- the LOC102718676 gene encoding high mobility group B protein 9-like → MEEVMEDGAGNAAAAAAMAEKLVYPPALLSHEEVAMDRAAFMDTLRRFHSFMGTKFMIPVIGGKELDLHALYVEVTSRGGLAKVMEERKWREVMARFRFSPTTTSASYVLRRYYLSLLHHYEQVYFFRAHGALLPPAASALTKTPRRMVRGRSSDQPAAAAVAPETGKRAALPERLGGEPCSFSVTGSIDGKFEHGYFVTVKIAGETLRGVLYRVVEPPPPPPPPPASAPPATAPLFSALPPPPPSNGGAPSRSRRRRGRRQRDPAQPKPSRSGYNLFFKEKHPELKAIHPHRERDYSKMIGDAWNHLAADDKMVYYRCSAKDKERYKMEMQEYNDRLKLAPSTMAGSAE